Proteins co-encoded in one Gracilimonas sediminicola genomic window:
- the sprA gene encoding cell surface protein SprA: protein MNGLLLVGVSAQDTSDTTKTVSEADSTLEGVKFIYRPPQGPVSDKRVVNPGNLYYIKLSKEQYQATWDSADTYRIIHKIDGFEVSSPQIFNFEQYVAEKRKQQEKEIRFNLIEEGKRESQQQRGLLDFSLQIPGGQSSVFTTIFGKPEVNLRVNGSANMNVGVSIQNIENPTIEPDLQRRVDPTFNQNLQLNIQGTIGDKLTIATDWDTERAFDFQNRLSIVYEGYEDEIIKRIEMGNVSMETGNSLIRGGASLFGIKSIAELGPLRLTSVVSQQKGESDTQTITGGSQETQFSIRPIEYQNNRHFFLDFYNRQEFESNVSNPQQKTQAYQISDIRVWISEPQINTTDPEAVRAASFVDLGVNDRGDGTFGLPTEAADVIDDNTLENNRSNLSAAADDFGVAGNDFYNGYFRPLTEGADYTIDKALGFISLNRSLSSGAYLAVSFIRQPVGGENSPAEIGDISPRSSNELTYLKLLRTDNPTPDLKSWPLTMRNFYSLGVSNLTADGLELDLKFTQGNVDDTNLPNLNTPLLQVLGLDRVNTQGAAQPDNLIDFSGYVLDPRNGSIMFPYLEPFGSRITELLESTSSSDSLVQALSYTELYNEKQTTADESPKNNYYRIEGTSKGGVSGNFSLGFSLVEGSVKVFANGTQLTEGVDYEVDYSFGLITILSEQYLASGQDIRIEYENNQLNVIGQKNFTGLRAEYQVSEDISIGGTYFKLKEQPLSDKIRIGNESINNTILGMDADAEFDTPWLTRFIDKIPLLQTKAESNISVSGEFAQLRPDVAQTNAVRDAIDNNELFKDEVNGLSFIDDFEGSEISITFTSPTRWELAAAPAAIPGYGPDQAFFDNPDATLNNSLESKIARSDLRSQFSWYTIPRNISSILGNARGTPESETTPTEEVFPGKETNNAQDEVINTLDVYYNPTERGPYNYNTDLRSKLENEPENQWGGMTAALPSGQEDLTQNNIEFIEFWVQPILPGGREPTAEDLEDYDGKLYIEIGTISEDVVPNFDLNSEDGLANNLENLELDTFQENPRSYVPANPTAPQGQFSNDNRELEDVGFDGIPSSNGFDDEKVETALFSPFIDSMRIAYGEQSDEFQSILADPSNDDYIFYGESQVQDLPLQERFYRVMGYHEGNTPAAGGDKRAITSRPDTEGLVSRANIETNNNYYQYEIALNPADFSSLEIETNPDPDNRTFIVDKVNAPRQADRWHLVRIPLTEFKRKVGDIEGFQNISHIRMWMSGYEKPFTMRFATFEFIGSQWRKVENIDEGQNFNGDFRIATINIEENASREPVPYRQPDGSIRAINRGVQVQSLANEQSLVLGVENLGSGQIQMVKRIYPGGLNLLNYSNMRMFVHGEGYGDGPEERDHAELVVRMGTDLNANYYEYRQPVTPSDPDYPYSPYSADGGGELEIDAEQVWLYDENSMNIVLAAFNELKQLRDQQGVTDFTQKFEQELSPEEDDAVEGAVVAIKGNPSLGRVSEVGMGILNPHDPADVSSPGTPSLNAEFWLNELRVSGFDNEKGWKANANASFKLADFATFNTNFSRTTTGFGGLESRLGNRSVADEIGYDLSSTVNLHKLIPDRYGWNFPVTVSSRKNISTPKYLPNQGDIRLDDFINATNSNDELTESEKETIIDERIDAVETVRDNFSVNVSNISKQNSKSKLAQYTIDKTKLSYVYNEGSSKNPEIQFQDDWNYNTSINYSLSFNNVKLWQPFGFTEDVPVVGALSGIRLGYMPSSINASANLNRSYTEKRRRPEFDDEGMEVVQSLQQSHTFNQRSGFGFNYNFTPSIPISFRTTTNYDLSSAGRENINKTGLPADSNSYQLTPTFEVLNNLLTDTLSARRSNYEETYTASWRPQFNKIEALKWLTYSASYAGGYGWTNSPSGSGLGAGVSNRFRLDHTVKFGVGSLIDKIGFFQQLEDADKKETTARNKAKNSDAESEDSASPDLMKDLQYLGRKALLAIFSMENIDITYNKNKTSNQAGYRGDSQIFYALAGEADDNFSPPFGYRLGIDEELPRSQLIQQSPSGNSINLPKNNTYTDKITMGTKLNLFKNFTVDLNWSTNWDERETNTITLTPAGDFSSTVSSSGNISSSAWAFGGGYRDLYERQLKTAFADANREEGIISDDVSEGGNGDGRIVLNRNTLEEDFRKAYLGGGTGAVGEKGYTPIPKPNWRVTWSGVQSFIPIIGDNMRAATLTHGYTGTYRLGWSLNTLTGIQDPQGLGSFSVIDRKELYEPNSINVEQRFSPLIQLNVTWESDLRTQVSFDQSKTSSLALSSRTVTERTSKGLSTSINYTFKNLTIPFFPKIKNNVTLTINGGFADDTESKYTLSSDIDEVLSDVNFVPDVSQYDYTDPFVTGQQRINGSVVIGYRFSQTVTSNFEYTYTKVNPKSSAYFPRTNHEIRFNFKISIQSR, encoded by the coding sequence ATGAATGGATTGCTGTTGGTTGGTGTATCTGCACAAGATACCAGCGATACTACAAAAACAGTCAGCGAGGCGGATAGTACCCTTGAAGGGGTGAAATTTATCTACCGCCCACCTCAGGGTCCGGTGAGCGATAAAAGAGTGGTCAACCCCGGGAATCTTTATTACATCAAGCTTTCCAAAGAGCAGTATCAGGCTACCTGGGATTCTGCCGATACCTACCGCATCATCCACAAGATTGATGGTTTTGAAGTATCATCCCCTCAAATTTTCAATTTTGAGCAATACGTAGCTGAAAAGCGTAAACAGCAGGAAAAAGAGATACGGTTTAACCTGATTGAGGAAGGTAAGAGAGAAAGCCAGCAACAACGCGGCCTGCTTGATTTCAGCCTGCAAATTCCGGGCGGACAATCATCGGTATTCACAACCATTTTTGGGAAGCCTGAAGTAAACCTGCGCGTTAACGGTTCAGCAAATATGAACGTTGGGGTTTCTATCCAGAATATTGAAAACCCCACCATTGAACCGGATTTACAACGCCGGGTTGATCCTACCTTCAACCAAAACCTGCAGCTGAATATTCAGGGAACCATCGGGGACAAGCTTACCATTGCCACCGACTGGGATACGGAACGGGCATTCGACTTCCAAAACCGCCTGAGCATTGTGTATGAAGGATATGAGGATGAAATCATCAAGCGGATTGAAATGGGGAACGTGTCGATGGAGACCGGGAACTCGCTTATTCGTGGTGGGGCATCCCTTTTTGGAATTAAATCGATTGCTGAACTCGGGCCGCTGAGACTGACATCCGTCGTTTCTCAACAAAAAGGGGAGAGTGACACCCAAACCATTACGGGAGGTTCGCAAGAAACACAATTCTCCATCAGGCCGATTGAATATCAGAACAACCGCCACTTCTTCCTGGATTTCTACAACCGGCAGGAGTTTGAGTCCAACGTTTCAAATCCTCAACAAAAGACACAAGCTTACCAGATTTCAGATATCCGGGTGTGGATATCCGAACCTCAGATTAATACTACTGATCCCGAGGCGGTACGAGCTGCATCGTTCGTTGATTTGGGTGTGAATGACCGGGGTGATGGCACCTTTGGCCTTCCCACTGAGGCAGCTGATGTGATTGATGACAACACCCTGGAAAACAACAGGAGTAATCTTAGCGCTGCTGCTGATGATTTTGGAGTTGCGGGCAATGACTTTTACAATGGATATTTCAGGCCGCTAACAGAAGGTGCCGACTACACCATTGACAAAGCCCTGGGATTTATCAGCCTGAACCGGTCGCTCAGTTCGGGAGCCTACCTTGCCGTTTCCTTTATCAGGCAACCCGTTGGAGGTGAGAACTCTCCGGCTGAAATCGGTGATATTTCTCCCCGTTCATCTAATGAATTGACCTATTTAAAACTTCTGCGAACGGATAATCCAACCCCGGATTTAAAGTCCTGGCCTCTTACCATGCGTAACTTCTACTCGCTGGGTGTTTCCAATCTGACGGCAGATGGGCTGGAGCTTGATCTTAAGTTTACTCAGGGTAACGTTGACGATACTAACCTCCCCAACCTGAACACCCCGCTGTTACAGGTGCTGGGCCTGGACAGGGTGAATACGCAAGGTGCCGCACAGCCTGATAACCTTATTGACTTTTCCGGCTATGTACTGGATCCCCGAAACGGAAGCATCATGTTTCCTTACCTGGAGCCTTTCGGAAGCAGGATTACCGAGCTCCTGGAGTCAACCTCTTCCTCTGACTCTTTGGTACAGGCTCTTTCGTACACCGAATTATATAATGAAAAACAGACCACGGCTGATGAAAGTCCCAAGAATAACTATTATCGCATTGAGGGGACTTCAAAAGGCGGTGTGTCGGGAAATTTCTCGCTTGGGTTTAGCCTGGTTGAAGGTTCGGTAAAAGTATTTGCGAATGGAACCCAGCTAACCGAAGGTGTGGATTATGAGGTGGATTATTCTTTTGGCCTGATCACTATTTTGAGTGAGCAGTATCTGGCTTCCGGTCAGGATATCCGGATTGAGTATGAGAACAACCAACTGAATGTAATCGGGCAGAAGAACTTTACCGGACTCCGGGCCGAGTACCAGGTAAGTGAGGATATCAGTATTGGGGGAACGTACTTTAAACTGAAGGAACAGCCCCTTTCCGATAAAATCAGAATTGGGAATGAGTCGATTAATAACACCATTCTTGGGATGGATGCAGATGCGGAGTTCGACACCCCATGGCTTACCCGCTTCATCGATAAAATCCCGCTGCTGCAGACCAAGGCCGAATCTAACATCAGCGTAAGCGGAGAATTTGCCCAACTCCGTCCGGATGTGGCTCAAACCAATGCCGTGCGTGATGCTATTGATAACAATGAGCTTTTTAAAGATGAAGTGAACGGCTTGTCTTTTATAGATGACTTTGAGGGCTCGGAAATCAGCATCACCTTTACAAGCCCAACCCGTTGGGAGCTGGCTGCAGCTCCGGCAGCTATTCCAGGTTACGGCCCCGACCAAGCCTTTTTTGATAATCCCGATGCCACGCTGAACAACTCGCTGGAGTCCAAGATTGCCCGCTCCGATCTGAGAAGTCAGTTTTCCTGGTACACCATCCCCAGAAACATATCGAGTATATTAGGGAATGCTCGAGGGACGCCGGAATCAGAGACTACACCAACCGAAGAGGTTTTCCCCGGAAAGGAAACGAATAACGCCCAGGATGAAGTCATTAATACTCTGGATGTGTATTACAATCCCACCGAGCGGGGCCCATATAATTACAATACTGATTTAAGGAGTAAGCTGGAGAACGAACCGGAAAACCAGTGGGGTGGAATGACGGCGGCACTCCCATCGGGGCAGGAAGATCTCACGCAGAATAATATTGAGTTTATTGAATTTTGGGTACAGCCTATTTTGCCGGGTGGAAGAGAACCCACTGCCGAAGACCTTGAAGATTACGACGGTAAGTTATACATCGAGATTGGGACTATCTCCGAAGATGTGGTTCCCAACTTTGACCTGAATTCGGAGGATGGTCTGGCTAATAACCTGGAAAACCTGGAACTGGATACCTTTCAGGAAAATCCCCGTTCGTATGTCCCGGCCAACCCAACGGCACCGCAAGGGCAGTTTTCGAACGATAACAGGGAGCTCGAGGACGTGGGCTTTGATGGAATTCCCAGCAGTAACGGCTTTGATGATGAAAAAGTAGAGACGGCCCTCTTCAGTCCCTTTATCGATTCTATGCGGATAGCTTATGGTGAGCAAAGCGATGAATTTCAGTCCATTTTAGCCGACCCATCCAACGACGATTATATTTTTTACGGGGAATCTCAGGTTCAGGACCTGCCGCTTCAGGAGCGTTTTTACCGGGTGATGGGCTACCATGAAGGGAACACACCGGCGGCTGGTGGAGATAAACGAGCCATTACTTCCCGTCCGGATACGGAGGGACTGGTAAGCCGCGCCAACATCGAAACTAACAACAATTATTATCAATATGAGATTGCATTGAACCCGGCAGATTTCAGCAGTCTCGAAATTGAAACGAATCCTGATCCCGATAACCGTACTTTTATTGTGGATAAGGTGAATGCTCCACGACAGGCAGACCGGTGGCATCTGGTTCGCATTCCTTTGACCGAATTCAAGCGTAAAGTGGGTGATATTGAAGGGTTTCAGAACATCAGTCACATTCGCATGTGGATGTCGGGTTATGAGAAGCCGTTCACCATGCGTTTTGCCACTTTTGAGTTTATAGGAAGCCAGTGGCGAAAAGTGGAAAATATTGACGAAGGGCAGAATTTCAACGGGGATTTCAGGATTGCGACCATCAATATCGAAGAAAATGCCAGCCGGGAGCCGGTTCCGTACCGCCAGCCGGATGGATCAATCCGAGCCATAAACCGGGGAGTGCAGGTGCAGTCTTTGGCCAATGAGCAGTCTTTGGTGTTAGGGGTTGAGAATCTGGGTTCAGGACAAATTCAGATGGTAAAACGAATTTATCCCGGTGGGTTGAATCTGTTGAACTACTCTAACATGCGGATGTTTGTGCACGGGGAAGGATATGGGGATGGCCCGGAAGAAAGAGACCATGCCGAGCTGGTGGTGAGGATGGGAACTGACTTAAATGCCAACTACTACGAATATCGACAGCCGGTAACTCCTTCAGATCCCGATTACCCGTATTCTCCCTACAGCGCTGATGGCGGCGGGGAACTCGAAATTGATGCTGAACAAGTATGGCTGTATGATGAAAATAGCATGAACATTGTTTTGGCTGCTTTCAACGAACTTAAGCAGCTCAGAGATCAGCAGGGGGTAACCGACTTTACCCAGAAATTTGAGCAAGAGCTTTCTCCCGAAGAAGATGATGCTGTTGAAGGAGCGGTGGTAGCTATAAAGGGGAATCCTTCTCTCGGACGTGTGTCAGAAGTTGGGATGGGGATTTTGAACCCTCACGACCCTGCTGATGTAAGCTCGCCGGGTACGCCAAGCCTGAATGCTGAGTTTTGGCTGAATGAACTTCGCGTTTCCGGTTTTGATAACGAGAAAGGCTGGAAAGCAAACGCCAATGCCAGTTTCAAACTTGCTGATTTTGCAACCTTCAATACCAACTTCAGCCGAACAACCACCGGTTTTGGTGGGTTGGAATCGCGATTAGGGAATCGAAGCGTGGCGGATGAAATCGGGTACGACCTGAGCTCAACTGTGAACCTGCACAAGTTAATCCCTGACCGCTATGGCTGGAATTTCCCGGTTACTGTTTCAAGCCGTAAGAATATTTCAACGCCAAAGTACTTGCCTAATCAGGGTGATATTCGCCTGGATGATTTCATCAACGCCACCAACAGCAATGATGAACTTACCGAATCTGAAAAAGAAACCATTATTGACGAGCGCATTGATGCGGTTGAAACCGTTCGGGATAATTTCTCGGTTAATGTTTCCAATATCTCGAAGCAGAACTCCAAGAGTAAACTGGCTCAGTACACCATCGACAAAACCAAGTTGAGCTACGTGTACAACGAAGGAAGTTCAAAGAACCCGGAGATTCAGTTTCAGGATGACTGGAACTATAATACATCCATTAATTACAGCTTGTCGTTTAATAATGTGAAGTTGTGGCAGCCGTTTGGGTTTACCGAAGATGTACCTGTAGTAGGGGCACTTTCCGGGATCAGGCTGGGATATATGCCTTCGTCCATTAATGCTTCTGCGAACCTGAATCGGTCTTACACCGAGAAGAGAAGACGACCGGAGTTTGATGATGAAGGGATGGAAGTGGTTCAATCCTTACAGCAAAGCCATACATTCAACCAGCGTTCGGGGTTTGGGTTTAACTATAATTTCACGCCCAGTATCCCCATTTCATTCCGCACTACTACAAACTATGACCTGTCGAGTGCCGGCCGTGAGAACATCAACAAAACAGGCTTGCCGGCCGACAGTAACTCCTATCAGTTGACGCCCACCTTCGAGGTGCTTAACAATCTGCTTACCGATACGCTTTCGGCGAGAAGGTCGAATTATGAAGAAACGTACACGGCCAGCTGGCGTCCTCAGTTCAATAAGATAGAGGCGTTGAAGTGGCTCACCTATTCCGCTTCCTATGCGGGTGGCTACGGATGGACGAACAGCCCGAGCGGTTCTGGTTTGGGAGCGGGTGTTTCCAATCGTTTCCGGCTGGATCACACGGTTAAATTTGGTGTGGGCAGTCTTATTGACAAGATTGGGTTTTTCCAGCAACTGGAGGATGCAGATAAGAAAGAAACCACCGCCCGGAATAAAGCGAAGAACAGCGATGCAGAAAGTGAAGATTCGGCATCTCCGGATTTGATGAAAGACCTTCAGTACCTGGGCCGGAAAGCGCTATTGGCTATCTTCAGCATGGAAAATATTGACATCACCTATAATAAGAACAAGACTTCAAATCAGGCCGGGTACAGGGGAGATTCCCAAATTTTCTATGCATTGGCAGGCGAAGCAGATGATAATTTTTCTCCGCCCTTTGGCTACCGACTGGGTATTGATGAGGAACTGCCACGGTCGCAGTTAATTCAGCAAAGTCCTTCAGGCAATTCCATAAACCTACCCAAAAACAATACCTATACCGATAAAATTACGATGGGTACCAAGCTGAACCTGTTCAAAAACTTTACAGTGGATTTAAACTGGTCAACGAATTGGGATGAACGAGAGACGAATACGATTACCCTGACTCCGGCCGGTGATTTCTCCTCAACCGTTTCGTCCAGCGGAAATATCAGCTCTTCGGCATGGGCATTTGGTGGTGGATATCGTGACCTTTACGAGCGACAGCTTAAAACTGCTTTTGCAGACGCCAACAGGGAAGAGGGTATTATTTCTGATGATGTTAGCGAAGGAGGAAACGGAGATGGCCGGATTGTATTAAACCGGAATACCCTTGAAGAGGATTTCAGAAAAGCATATCTGGGAGGGGGAACCGGTGCGGTAGGCGAGAAAGGATACACGCCAATCCCCAAACCAAACTGGAGGGTTACCTGGTCTGGAGTTCAGAGTTTTATACCCATTATTGGGGATAATATGCGAGCTGCGACACTGACCCACGGCTATACCGGAACGTACAGACTGGGATGGAGCCTGAATACGCTTACGGGGATTCAGGACCCACAGGGGCTGGGTAGTTTCAGCGTTATTGATCGAAAGGAACTGTATGAACCGAATTCAATTAACGTAGAACAGCGCTTTTCACCACTTATTCAGCTAAATGTAACCTGGGAATCAGATCTGAGGACTCAGGTCAGCTTTGACCAAAGCAAAACAAGTAGCCTGGCACTTTCAAGTCGTACGGTTACGGAGCGAACTTCGAAGGGATTAAGCACCTCAATCAATTATACGTTTAAGAATTTGACGATACCGTTCTTCCCGAAGATCAAGAATAACGTCACGCTTACCATTAATGGGGGCTTTGCGGATGACACCGAGAGTAAGTACACACTCAGTTCCGATATTGATGAGGTATTAAGTGATGTGAATTTTGTGCCTGATGTAAGCCAGTATGATTACACCGATCCATTTGTTACAGGCCAGCAGCGAATAAACGGTTCGGTTGTTATCGGGTATCGCTTCTCCCAAACGGTGACCTCCAACTTTGAATACACCTACACCAAAGTGAACCCGAAGTCATCGGCTTACTTCCCGAGAACCAATCATGAAATCCGGTTCAACTTCAAGATTTCCATTCAGTCCAGGTAG
- a CDS encoding LptF/LptG family permease — protein sequence MNKFINKLQIDLLKRHLSPFLFCFFTLLFLLLMQFLILHIDKLIGKDIPLLIIIELIITNLAYMVVLAAPMAVLVATLMAFGKFSELNELTALRASGINPMKIIRPVLIASVLLFIGLAWFSNNVLPEANQKARSLFIDIRLKKPGFDLKPNTFYDGIEGYTFLVERIDSETDSLYDITLFQKPENNRDRAYIVADKGLLVSKGKQALTLHLIHGTSLKFLATDRRNETMIERNRFDKHIMTLDLSDLSFMRSDPEDRNRSDRTMSSRAMIAVVDSLFTEIEEQRANMSENTMVYPEDKYTGRTSYFNPNKVLPDTLDYITSIESPYLATNIFPKAEIQRTFVEESIRQMKEYRNKVESINANVEWRKKRIARYLVEIHKKLSIPFACVVFILFGAPVGIMTKRGNFGFAALISTVVLTFYWVSLIQGEKLADRLFITPLVGMWTFNVVLSLVGAYLIIHLTTDIRITKLFRNRD from the coding sequence TTGAATAAATTCATCAACAAACTTCAGATAGACCTGCTTAAAAGGCACCTGAGCCCTTTTCTGTTCTGTTTTTTCACCCTCTTGTTTTTGCTGTTGATGCAGTTCCTGATTCTGCATATCGACAAGCTGATTGGTAAGGATATTCCCTTGCTCATCATTATTGAGCTTATTATTACGAACCTGGCCTATATGGTTGTGCTGGCTGCTCCTATGGCTGTTCTTGTAGCCACGCTGATGGCTTTCGGCAAGTTTTCAGAGTTGAACGAGCTCACCGCGCTGCGGGCCTCGGGCATCAACCCCATGAAAATTATACGCCCGGTGTTAATTGCCTCTGTCCTTCTGTTTATCGGGCTGGCCTGGTTTTCAAATAATGTGTTACCGGAAGCGAATCAAAAAGCGCGCTCGTTGTTTATAGACATTCGCCTCAAAAAGCCCGGTTTCGATCTCAAACCCAACACGTTTTATGATGGCATCGAAGGATATACCTTTCTTGTTGAACGGATTGACAGCGAAACCGACAGTCTCTATGATATTACCTTATTCCAAAAGCCTGAAAACAATCGCGACCGCGCCTACATCGTTGCCGATAAGGGACTCCTTGTAAGCAAAGGAAAACAAGCCCTTACCCTTCATCTGATACATGGAACCAGTCTGAAGTTTCTTGCTACCGACCGCCGAAATGAGACCATGATAGAACGCAATCGGTTTGATAAACACATCATGACGCTGGACCTTTCCGACCTATCATTCATGCGCTCTGATCCTGAAGACCGCAACCGAAGCGACCGTACCATGAGTTCCAGGGCTATGATCGCCGTAGTTGATTCACTATTTACAGAGATTGAGGAGCAGAGGGCTAACATGAGTGAAAACACCATGGTTTACCCCGAGGATAAATACACCGGAAGAACCTCCTACTTCAACCCCAACAAAGTACTGCCAGACACCCTGGATTACATCACCTCCATTGAAAGCCCCTATTTGGCTACTAACATATTTCCTAAAGCAGAAATACAGCGCACCTTCGTGGAAGAATCCATTCGTCAGATGAAGGAATACCGGAATAAAGTGGAATCAATAAACGCTAATGTCGAGTGGCGTAAGAAGAGAATAGCCCGCTACCTGGTGGAGATTCACAAAAAATTATCCATTCCGTTTGCCTGTGTAGTGTTCATCCTTTTTGGCGCACCGGTTGGTATTATGACCAAACGTGGAAATTTTGGTTTTGCTGCCCTCATCAGTACCGTGGTTCTGACTTTTTACTGGGTTTCTTTGATACAGGGAGAAAAACTGGCCGATCGGCTTTTTATCACCCCCTTAGTAGGCATGTGGACGTTTAACGTGGTTCTTTCCTTAGTAGGAGCGTACCTTATCATTCACCTGACAACCGACATTCGAATTACCAAGCTGTTCCGAAACCGTGATTAA
- a CDS encoding DUF3467 domain-containing protein, with protein sequence MAKKDQTMNPGKMEIELKEEEATGTYSNLVMITHSPSEFILDFIAVMPGVPKARVVKRMILTPDHAKRLANALNDNVARYEQEHGAISSNEKVDMHMYRGPQPEA encoded by the coding sequence ATGGCTAAGAAAGATCAGACGATGAATCCCGGAAAAATGGAAATTGAATTGAAGGAAGAGGAGGCCACGGGTACGTATTCGAACCTGGTGATGATTACGCATTCACCCTCCGAGTTTATTCTGGATTTTATCGCTGTGATGCCCGGAGTTCCCAAAGCCCGGGTTGTGAAGCGAATGATCCTGACTCCGGATCACGCCAAACGACTGGCCAATGCCCTTAACGATAATGTAGCTCGCTACGAGCAGGAACATGGCGCCATCAGTTCCAACGAGAAGGTGGATATGCATATGTACCGGGGGCCGCAGCCGGAAGCGTAG
- a CDS encoding LptF/LptG family permease has product MIKHFDKYIFLRLFAITAFVLLMLIFIFIMIDFSENSDDFADQGAQMAEIFRNYYLNYVPEMTRLVLPVAVFVACLFLTGQLSDRLEITALKAAGVSLYRLIVPYIVFATLCAGGISLLDAHVIPKSNAQRIAFEEQYLQDKSEKIDRSDIYRQPSPDTKLQVNYFDKNQQIAYRIRLIQFKDQQIIKSTRANRMEWVDSTQSWRLESGTERVFTDVGYEEEDFIKKDTVLNVFPRDLARTTSDVYQLTYEEARDYIASIERSGAGGIEIPQVQFYGRLAYPFSIIVVIIVGFSFASVRRRGGKGAYLAAGLTISFLYLAFMKIIEPFGYYGTLSPELAATLPHIFFFLVGIGLLIEAKK; this is encoded by the coding sequence GTGATTAAACATTTTGATAAATATATATTTCTGCGTCTGTTTGCCATCACGGCTTTTGTGCTGCTCATGCTGATCTTTATTTTCATAATGATCGACTTTTCCGAGAACAGCGATGACTTTGCAGATCAGGGAGCTCAGATGGCAGAAATATTCAGGAATTACTACCTGAATTATGTTCCCGAAATGACCCGCCTGGTTCTACCAGTAGCTGTTTTCGTGGCCTGCCTTTTTCTCACCGGACAGTTGTCGGACCGACTGGAGATAACCGCACTGAAAGCAGCCGGGGTTAGCCTGTACCGCCTGATTGTACCCTACATTGTTTTTGCAACCCTTTGTGCTGGTGGGATTAGCCTGTTGGACGCACACGTCATCCCTAAATCCAATGCTCAGCGGATTGCTTTTGAAGAACAATACCTGCAGGATAAATCCGAGAAAATTGACCGCAGTGATATTTACCGGCAGCCTTCACCCGATACCAAACTCCAGGTAAATTACTTCGATAAGAACCAGCAAATTGCCTATCGCATCCGGCTCATCCAGTTTAAAGATCAGCAAATCATAAAAAGTACACGTGCTAACCGGATGGAATGGGTGGATTCGACCCAAAGCTGGAGGCTGGAAAGCGGAACCGAACGGGTGTTCACGGATGTAGGATATGAAGAAGAAGATTTCATCAAGAAAGATACGGTGCTGAATGTGTTCCCGCGCGACCTGGCCCGCACTACTTCTGATGTTTATCAGCTGACCTATGAGGAAGCCCGGGATTACATTGCTTCCATTGAACGAAGCGGGGCAGGCGGCATTGAAATCCCGCAAGTACAATTTTATGGAAGGCTGGCCTACCCTTTTTCTATCATCGTGGTCATAATTGTTGGTTTTTCATTTGCCAGTGTTCGCCGGCGAGGTGGAAAGGGAGCTTATTTAGCAGCCGGGCTCACCATCAGTTTTCTATACCTGGCCTTCATGAAAATTATTGAGCCTTTCGGGTATTATGGAACACTTTCCCCTGAATTAGCCGCCACACTCCCACACATTTTCTTCTTCCTGGTAGGGATAGGTTTATTGATAGAAGCCAAAAAATAA